The proteins below are encoded in one region of Natronococcus sp. CG52:
- a CDS encoding universal stress protein, producing MSLPERILVPVDGSERSTDALEYAAETFPDAEITAFHVVEAGRGDIGTFSGMTGDLPDDAPELERSDEILESARERGRNHDVDIETERGRVRPDRLIVARAEEDEFDMVAIGSHGREGVARVLLGSVAEKVTRRSPIPVLVVR from the coding sequence GTGAGTCTGCCGGAACGGATTCTGGTCCCAGTCGACGGTTCGGAGCGATCGACGGACGCACTCGAGTACGCGGCCGAGACGTTCCCCGACGCGGAGATCACGGCGTTTCACGTCGTCGAGGCGGGACGCGGCGACATCGGGACGTTCTCCGGAATGACCGGAGACCTGCCCGACGACGCGCCGGAGCTGGAGCGATCCGATGAGATCCTCGAGTCGGCCCGCGAGCGCGGACGCAATCACGACGTCGATATCGAGACCGAGCGTGGTCGCGTCCGACCCGATCGACTGATCGTCGCGCGCGCCGAGGAAGACGAGTTCGACATGGTCGCTATCGGGAGCCACGGTCGGGAAGGCGTTGCGCGAGTGCTACTCGGAAGTGTCGCAGAGAAGGTCACACGGCGGTCGCCGATTCCGGTTCTCGTGGTCCGGTGA
- a CDS encoding cyclase family protein → MLDGYEMYDLTQPWSQDTPAWPTYDNPKVWYEKSLDTEKVNGQKIEFMNHTGTHLDGEKHFVASGRDIEQVGLDELVGDAVVADISDEVGDYDVYTSEMIEDVCDVREGDILFIHTGYQDYAWYKEDADPHRYFCKHPGPNAEFAEWCKEMNLNYLLLDCGSADHPMNTVIRDVRPELADEAVDELDVDDLDEIFPPEGYQLMHTELFPEGIIHVENARVPEELLNERVQIGTFPWRFRGGESSVSRCVAFK, encoded by the coding sequence ATGCTCGACGGCTACGAGATGTACGACCTGACACAGCCCTGGTCGCAGGATACGCCGGCCTGGCCGACCTACGATAATCCGAAAGTCTGGTACGAGAAGAGCCTGGACACGGAGAAAGTCAACGGTCAGAAGATCGAATTCATGAACCACACCGGGACCCACCTGGACGGCGAGAAACACTTCGTCGCCAGCGGCCGAGATATCGAACAGGTGGGACTCGACGAACTCGTCGGCGACGCCGTCGTCGCGGACATCTCCGACGAAGTCGGCGACTACGACGTCTACACGAGCGAGATGATCGAGGACGTCTGTGACGTCCGCGAAGGCGACATCCTCTTTATCCACACCGGCTACCAGGACTACGCCTGGTACAAAGAGGACGCAGATCCTCACCGCTACTTCTGCAAGCACCCCGGCCCGAACGCGGAGTTCGCCGAGTGGTGCAAGGAGATGAATCTGAACTACCTGCTGCTGGACTGCGGCAGCGCCGATCACCCGATGAACACCGTGATTCGAGACGTCCGTCCCGAACTCGCCGACGAAGCGGTCGACGAACTCGACGTCGACGATCTCGACGAGATCTTCCCGCCGGAGGGGTACCAGCTCATGCACACCGAACTGTTCCCCGAAGGGATCATCCACGTCGAAAACGCACGGGTCCCCGAAGAACTGCTGAACGAACGCGTCCAGATCGGCACCTTCCCGTGGCGGTTCCGCGGCGGTGAATCCAGCGTCAGTCGCTGCGTCGCGTTCAAGTAA